GTTTCAACGTGTCCATGCGTTTTGCACAGGATTTCAGGAAAGACATTTCCGAAATAAAACGAACACCCATACAAACAGCAAACTACGGAGTTATTCCACTATCAGCCGTTGCCGAAATAGAGATTACCGAAGGTCCGCCCATGATTAGTTCCGAAAACGCCATGTTGCGCGGCACAGTTCTGTTTAATGTGCGTGGCAGAGATATGGGCAGCGTGGTGGGCGATGCCAAAAGGAAGATTGAAGAAGATTTCAATCAACTACCCAAAGGTTATTACATCAACTGGAGCGGACAATATGAAAGTAAAGTCCGTGCCGAAAACCGTTTGAAAATTATTATTCCCATTACGCTCTTGATTATTGCCTTCGTTCTCTACTTCACTTTTCGTTCTGCCAAAGAAATGCTCATTGTGCTTTCCAGTATTCCCATTGCTTTAATCGGTGGTGTGTATTCCATGTATTTTTTTGAAGTGAATTTTTCCGTTGCCGTTGCCGTTGGTTTCATCGCACTATTCGGCATTGCGGTAGAAACAGGCGTGTTAATGCTCGTTTACACGAACGAAGCAATAAGAGACAGTACATTAAAAAAGAACAGTGCAGCGCTTACACAAGACGAAATACGGGCGGCAGTTTTTTCAGGTGCAGTAATGCGTGTCCGCCCAAAACTCATGACCGTAATGGCTGACATGATTGGGCTGCTGCCCATTCTTCTGGCAACAGGAGTAGGAAGCGATGTAATGAAGCCCATCACCATTCCTTTTGTATTCGGGCTGATTAGCTCTACCCTTTTCGTTTTAATCGTTTTGCCAGTGGTCTATCAGTTAGTGAAAGAATACGAATTGAAAAAACACGGTAAAGTGCAATACCTTGATATAAAAGACTGAGTTATGAAATATTCACTGCTTACTACTCTTATTCTTTCATTCTGCCTGCTCCAAATTCGAGCACAGGACACCACCCGCATTTCATTAGACAAATTACTTCAACAGGTAGAAGCCAACTACCCGTCCATCATTCAGTATCAATACAACATTCAATCTATTCAGGCAAAAGCTGACGGTGCAAAATCTTGGATGCCGCCCACCTTATCCACAGGCATCATGCGTTTCCCTTACAACTTGTCTATGATAAGTGAGAAGAACGACCCTATGAACCAGGCAGGTGTTACATTCTCTTTTGAACAAATGATACCCAATTCAAGCAAACTAAATGCAAATAAAAGTTACATCAACTCATTAGCTGAAATTGAAAAATCAAAAAGTGAATGGACAAAAAACGAGTTAAGACGCGAAGCAAAAATTCTTTATTACAACCGTTTTGTTGCCGAGAAAAAACAACTTATCCTGAAAGAAAGCGAAGAAATATTAAAACTACTTATCACAACTTCCGAAGAAAAATTCAGCTACAATCAATCACAATTGCAAACCATTTACAAAGCAAAAGCCCGTTTAGCCGAACTCAACAACATGTTATTGATGCTTGACGGCTCCATTTCAGAAAGCAACATCGGCTTAAATATTCTTATGGTGCGCGATGTAAACACCGCTTTCCAAATTGATACGCTTATTACTCCCCAAAATTATTCAGTTAGTCTTTCAGATACCGGAAGCATTTCCAACCGAAGTGACATTAACGCTCTCAACAAATACATACAATCTATGAAACTGGAACAGCATGTAATGAAATTAGGTGTGCGCCCTGATTTCGGTGTTCGTGCTGAGCACATGCAAATGTTCGGAATGCCCAGTCAATGGTCTGTTATGGGAATGTTGACACTTCCGATTGTTCCTTGGGCTTCAAAAATGTATCGCTCCGAAACAAAATCCATTGACTTTCAAATCCGGTCTATGGAACAGGAAAAGCAAACAATGGAACTGATGGCAAAAAGAATGTTATCGGAAAAACTTGCCATGCTCAGTTATGAAAGCGCACAATATCAGAGCTATACCAAAAATATTATCCCGGCTTATGAAAACAACCTGCAAGCCAACTTGCTTGCTTACAAGCATAAAACAGGTGACTTTTTTGTCTTGCTCGATGCTTGGGAAATGCTCTTGATGAAAAAATTAGAAGCGTATGACAAACTGTTTAACATCTTAAAATTAGAAGCCGAATATGAATTCGAGAAAGAAATTAAATAGTATCTGTTTCATGGCTTTGTTGTTCCTTTTTTCAATAGTATCTTCCTGCAAAAACGATGAAGAACAACATCAGCACCAAAACGAACATTCACAGCATGGCGATACAGTTTATTCCTGCCCAATGCATCCTGAAATTGTAAGTGATAAACCGGGCAATTGTCCCATTTGCAAAATGAAATTAGAACCGGTAGAAGAAGAATTGGTGCAAACCATTTCACCTAACAAGCAGGTTTTGTCTAATCAGTCAACTGTAAAACTCCAAGCGAACAACAAAGGAAGTAAATTAAAAGCAGAGGGGTATATCATACCTGCTCAAAACCGTAACCAATCTGTTGCGGCACGTTTTGGAGGAAGAATTGAAAAACTTTATATCAAGTTCAGCAATCAATATGTAAAGCAAGGCGACAAAATCATGGACATATACAGCCCATCGCTACGCACTTTTAAGGAGGAACATTTATTTCTAATGAAATTAAAAGCTGAAAGTTACTTACTGGAAAAATCAAGAGAGAAACTTCGTTTGCTGGGAATTACCGAAAATCAAATTGAGCAGTTAGAAAAAAACGGGACAGTGGATTTAACCATTGCTGTTTACTGTCCTGCTAACGGCTATGTATTTTTTGAAGAGCAATTACCACAACAAAACTCAGAAACTAAAAATGCTGTATCCATGAACAATATGGGAATGCAGCAAAGCACAGGTAATCAAAATTCCTTTGCTGCGTCTATTTCACAATTTCGTGAAGGTGTATATGTCAACGAAGGACAAACACTTTTCATCGTAAACGATTTACAGGAAGTTTGGGCAATTGTATCTGTTGCCAATCAATATGTAAATCAAATATACGAAAATCAAACTGTTGAATTAATAGCTGAGAACAATCTTTCGATTTCACTGAAAGGCAAGGTTGTATTGAAAGAACATACCTTCGAGGAAGCCAATCAGCGTTTTGCAAGAGTTAGAATTGCGTTGCCCAATTCAAATAATTCGCTGAAAATAAATTCGCTTGTTACCGCACAGTTTTATTTATCTGATAGCAAAAACTTACAAGTTCCTGCATCAGCAGTTTACAAAACAGGTTTACATGCGTATGTGTGGGTAAAGACTGATACCACAAAAAGCGGCACCGGAATTTTTCAGGCACGGAAAATAATTATTGGAACAAGTAATAATGGAATGATAAGTATTTCAAGCGGACTTTCATCTGAAGAGGAAATTGCAAAAGAGGCGGGTTTGATGATAGACAGCGAAACATTTTTAAGCGAGGATTAACATGAAGCAAATATTAATTTCAACCATCTTGTTCTCAATTCTTATTGTTTCGGGTTGTAACAACAGCCACGAAAATCATCAGGAAACATCCGGCACTTACTACACATGCCCCATGCACCCAACCGTAAAGAGCAGCACTCCGGGTTCATGCCCTGTTTGCAATATGTCATTAATCAAAGTTGAAAAAAACGAAAACGAACATGTAGGGCATCAGGGCAACTTTATCACCATTGACCTACGCAAACAAAAATTAGCAGGAATAAAAACCGATACCGTCAGGTTGAGAACAATCACAAACCTATCAACCATTATAGGAACAGTTGCCATTGATGAAGAACAAGTAAAAACTATCAGCAGTCGTGCAAAGGGCCGCATTGAAAAGTTGTTTGTAAAAAATACAGGAGTATATACCAAAAGTGGCATACCGCTATACAGTATTTACAGCGAACAACTGCAAGCCGATGAAAAAGAATATCTGACGTTATTTGAAAAATCTAAAACTCTTGGTGTAACAACACAACTCACTAAAGAGTTGGCAGAAGCAGCAAAAAATAAATTACTACTTTGGGGCTTAACCGAAGAACAAATTTCAGATTTAGAAAAATCGGGCAACACAAGTCCCCTGATAACTTTTTTTTCGCCCGTAGAAGGATATGTTACAGAAGTAAGCATAACCGAAGGAATGTATGTAGAGGAAGGCAGCCCGCTATTAAAAATCACTTCGCTCAATCAAGTTTGGGTAGAAGCGCAAATCTATTCCAATGAAGTTTCAAAATTAGCAGAAAATAAATACTTTCAGGTATTCAGCGAAAGCAATCCCAAAGTAGTTTTCACGGGAAAATTAGCTTATAGCAATCCGGTAATTGAAGACGGTAAAAGAATTTATCTGCTCAAAATAAGGGTGAATAATTCGGGTGGCAAACTCATCCCCGGAACTTTGGTTTCTGTTATTCCCCAAAAATCATCTTCTGATGTTTTGGCAGTTCCAAAATCAGCCCTGCTGTTAGAAAAAATGCAAACCATTTGGATGTTGGCGCACGACAACACTTTTGAGCAGCGAATGGTAAAAACAGGCAATGAAAATAACTACTGGATTGAAATTGAGTCAGGCATAAAAGAAGGTGAGATAGTAGTTACAGAAGGCGCATATTTAATCAGCAGCGAGTTTATCTTAAAAAGCGGAGCGAGTCAACAGCATGAGCATTGAAAACCCTTGCAGAGGTTTAAGCCCATTTGCAAGCCCCCAAGAGTCCAAACTCAGGCCAATACTTGCAAAAGAGCTTCCACCTTACCGCTCTTAGAAAAATTGAAAAAAAGAAAATCTCCTCCCCTTCTTAAAAATAAAAAAACACGAAACCGCACAGACCAACTCGACACAGACAAAGACTTTAAAACTTAATATTGACAAAGGTTTACATGGTTGAAAGACTGAAAACCTACTGATAAAAGGCGTAACTGTTGTACTACTACTCAAAAACCACTAAATACCCAATTTAAAAAAAACGTTACCTTCAAATTAAGGGCTTTTAATTATTTGTGGTTAACCCGATTTAGACAAATCGAGATGCTCCACAAAAGCATCAATAAACCGCACAGGGTTTTCTGCACTGATGCTTCTTTCCAAACAGATTATTGCATCTGCCGCCGGGGAGTTCCTTGTAAGTATGCCAAAACCTAAAATATTAGTGTATTTTTGTTTGCGGTTTTTAGACAGACTGATGTCAGGCTGTGAAAAAACTTGTTTTTGCAAAAACTCCCATAAAACAGGCTATAGCATAATCCCCATATCCCCTCCTTTTGATTGGAGCGGAGGCATTTTATAGCAACAATCTATAATTGTGTGAGCTTATTGTCAGAAAAAAGGACAAAGGATTTTATTCGTGAGAAACTTTATGGACACTGCTGTTTCATAAACCATAAAGTTCTTAAGGCATCATCACTTGCAAGGCCTGTTTTTGGACTGTGATTTCAAAATTTTGGTCAATCATGGCAGGGTCACCGTCTATCTGAGCCTGAACAGCGTGTGGACATTTTATAAATGCATGATTGGTTTCAATAGCCTGGAAAAGCCGGCTTTTGTGTAACCTTCCGATTAGGAATAAAAATACGACCCATAGTATCAGATATAAGGGGAAAGTACGCACAACCGTTAATTCCAGCAATCCGTCATTTAACTTTGAAGATGGGGTCAATCCCAACCCGTATCCGAATTGTCCCGAATTGTTGAAGGTAATATCAAAAGCCGAAGGAGAATAAGTCGTGTCATTACAAACTAACCGGCAATTAGTTGGATGATATGCTGGCAGGCCTGATGCGATTGTCAGCGCATACCCTACAACACCTCTGTTTCTTCGTCCTGCAAACCGGGCAGCGACATTGGCAGAATATCCGATTCCGGCACAACTGAAAAAGCATCGTTGATTGATTAAACCCACATCAATTGCAGAAATTTGTCCTTTATTGAGCAATTTTATGGCTTCTATTTGCTGAAGAGGGATTTTCAGTTTTGTTGCCAACCCATTTCCTGAACCTAAAGGAATGATACCCAAAGCCACCGATGTATTCACTAACTGCGAACCCACTTCATTGACGGACCCATCTCCTCCCACGGCAACGACCATATCAAATCCATCCGCAACGGCTTCCTGAGCTAAAAACACAGCATGACCGGCAAACTGAGTGTAGGCAATTCGATAGTCATACAATCCTGTGTCAATATGTGCTCCAATCAGTTCCGGGATCCTTATTTTTTTACTAATTCCGGCAATGGGATTGACAATAAACAAAACCCGTTTTTTAGTGAGATTGAGAACCATTGAGTTGCTGTATTATTAAAAGTGCGTAAAATTCCGTTATTTTGACCTTTATTTCACTATTGACAACCAAGAATTTATATTTACTGACCGGTCAATACTGATTAAAAACTAAATCCACGCAACCAATATTCTCAAACTAACATCTTCCGAAAATACTAATATTGCCTGATAGGTTGTATTTTCATTCATTGGTAAAAGATTCAATTTTCTTATGACCTTTTTCAAAAGTCTGCTTCTTTCTGCTTTCTTGCTGATCGTTTTTTCCCATAATACATTACAGTCTCAAACTATTCGCACCTACAGTAACGAATTTTTATCTTTAGGTGTCGGTGCACGGGGATTAGGAATGGGTAACGCACAAGCCGCATCGGTTAGTGATGTTACTTCCGGTTTTTGGAATCCCTCAGGTTTGGCACAGCTTACCGGAACACAAGTGGCGGCAATGCACGCAGAATGGTTTGCCGGCATCGCAAAATACGACTATGCCGGTGCTGCTTTTCCAATCAATGACCGGAAACGTTTTTTAGGTTTTACAGCCATCCGATTTGGCGTTGACGATATCCCCAATACTTTGTTTCTTATTGAACCGGATGGGAATATCAATTATGACAATATTACTACTTTTTCGGCAGCCGACTATGCCCTGCTAATGTCTTATGCCCAACAAGTCAAAAAAATCAGCATTGGCGGTAGTGTAAAAGTTATTCATCGCCGCGTAGGTAGTTTTGCAACTGCCTGGGGGTTTGGGTTAGATCTTGGCTTAAAGTACTCCATTAACAATCGCTTTACTTTAGGCGTTATGCTCAAAGATGCCACTACGACAGTAAATACCTGGGGATTTAACTTTACCCCGGAAGAAAAACAAAAATTAGAACTAACCGACAACGTCATCCCGGTTAACTCGGTTGAACTGACCGGACAGCGCTTAATTCTGGGAGGTGCTTACAGGCAACCTTTCGGTCAGAGCAAAATATCGTTACTGACCGAATTGAATTTTGATATAACTTTTGATGGCAAACGCAATACCCTGATAAAAAGCGATCCTGTCAGTATTGACCCTCATGCCGGTATAGAGTTAGAATATAACAACCTGATTTTCCTGCGGGGTGGTATTAACAATATACAGGAGTTTAGAAATGATACCAATGGCGAAACCTTTACAAGCTTGCAACCCAATGTGGGTTTAGGCATAAAAATTAAAGAAGTCCGAATAGACTACGCTTTTACAGGGCTAAACCGAGTATCAGATGGCATCTATTCGCATATTATTTCCCTGATGATTGACTTTGGGAAACACAACAAAACCAGCACAACGACAACTGACTGATTTTTCTTGATTAAACTGCTTCTAATTTTTTCTTATCATGCGATTGAACGGTAACCATATTTATAGATACATTCTTTTTCTGTGCTTCAGCTTTTTTACCATTTTCTTACAAGCACAAACAACCACCTACAACAACGAGTGGATTGACTACTCAAAGCCACATTTTAAGGTAAAAGTTGTCAATCAATCATTATACCGCATCCCATATTCGGTATTGGAAGCCAATGGCTTGCCATTAGTGGGGTCGCAGTTAAAAATGGTTTGTATGGGTCAGGAAGTGCCGCTCTATGTGTCGAACGAAGGCACCTTAACCGAAACCGATTACGTAGAATTTTATGGTGCTCCAAACGACGGTTCCTTTGACACCAGACTTTACAGCAACCCACAATGGCAATTAAATCCTTTTCAGAGTTTGTTTACCGATACTGCGGTCTATTATCTCACTTCTGTCAATCCCGGCACAGTTGTATCCCGCTTTCAAAACACTGCTAACAATGTTAGTGGCGCATTACCCCCAAAAGAAGAATATTTCTGGCATACCAGTTACCGATGGCATCGAAATGTTTTTACCGGAGGAGACCCGTTCAGAAATCTGGGTGGGGTTAACAATTATCATGCGGATTTCGGAAAAGGGGAAGGATTCACCGGATTGTTGTTTACTGAAGGGCAGACGCGTTTGTATAAACTCAATACCGATAAAATATATACTGCAAATCCTGTCTTAAATGCACAGATTTCTACTAAAGTGATCGGCCAATCAGATGACCTGACCAATATTCCCGACCATCACCTTTTAATAGAAGTGAATAATAATCTTCATGTAGATACTGTTTATGAAGGTTATGACAATTTTACCTTTAACTTAAATGTTCCGGTAAGCCAACTGACCGATCCTTTAACAGATATCGAATACACCAATGTTGCCGATATAGCAGTGGCTGATAAAAGTTCGGTGGTTTATGCAAATATTACCTATCCAAGAACTTTTGACTTCTCAAACTCACGGAAATTTCTGTTCACCATCACGAACAATACCAACAAATATCTGGAAATCACCAATTTCAACGGTGGAACTGCTCCCGTACTTTATGACCTGACCAACCGGCTCCGATTTATTCCGGTTGTAGAAGGCGGAGTTTATAAGTTTTACCTTCCTGCTGTTGCAGGTGGTCTGCCAACCCGCAAATTATATTTAAGCAATACCAGCACCGTTTGTGATATTATATGCAATATGCCGGCTTGTAATCCTGCAAATTGTGGGATTTTTAATGTGTCTGCATTAAATCCGGTAAATTTTGTTGATTTTACAAGTTCAGCTTCAGAAGGTAATTACCTGATTATTTCACACCCTTCGCTGATGCAGGGTGATATCAATCAAATTGACCGATACCGGCTTTACCGCAGCAGCCCTCAGGGGGGAAATTACGCTGCAACAGTGATTGATATTAACCAACTCTATGAACAGTTTTCCTATGGGATAGAAAAAAATCCTCTGGCAATAGTCAGTTTCATCAACTATGCATTAGACCACTGGAATACTCCGCCTGAATACTTGCTGCTTATGGGCAAATCAATCGGTTATCATCGGTTTGGTTTAAATCCGTCCTGGTTTCACAATTGTTTAGTGCCGAGTTATGGGCATCACCCTTCCGATAATATGCTGACAAGAAGAGGGATAACCGGATTTCAGACACAAATCAGTGTGGGAAGAATACCGGCAAAATCACCGGATGAAGTCGCCGCTTATCTGGACAAGTTGATACAATATGAAGACTTTAGCCCATGTACCAAAGAAGATAGGTTGTGGCGAAAAAAAGCTATACACATAGCAGGAGGAAACAATCTGAGTGAAGCCAATTCATTTTTAAGCTACCTCAACAAATATAAAACCATCTATGAAGACACGCTGATGGGAGGTAAAGTTGATTTTACCTACACCCGTGCAACAGACGCTTCGGTAATTGTCGAATTTCCGGATATTGATGAAAAAATTAACAACGGTTTAGCCTTAATTTCATTTTTGGGACACTCTTCCGGAATATATTGGAATGTAGATTTAGGCCCGCCAACTGACTATAACAATGTTGGAAAATATCCATTTATGATATCGAGTTCCTGCTTTGTCGGCAATATTCATGATCCGGTAAACGCAACTACCGGGCTTGTTACGATGGCCGAAGACTATATATTAGCCGATCAACTTGGTGCTATCGGATTCCTGGCAACTGTTTCTTTTGGCTTCCCGAGTTTTATGGATATTGTTGTAGAAAGATTGTACCGGAATTTCAGTCTGACACATTATAACGAACCTGTCGGGTATTGTATGCAACGGGCAATTACAGATATATCTGCGGTTTATCCGACAAGTGATGGGGTTAAAATGACCGTACAGGAATACACCTTAGCAGGCGACCCGGCAGTTGTCATCCAATCATTTGAAAAGCCAGAATATATCATTGAGGAATCTGACGTGTTTTTTACCCCGGCTGAGATAACCGCCAATTTGGATTCCTTTGCGGTGAATGTGGTGGTATCAAACCTTGGGAAAGCAATACATGACTCTCTTTCTATTCAGGTTAGTCGAACCTATCCGGATGGAAATACAGAAATCGCTGCTGTTAAAAAATTCCTTGCTCCTGTTTTTCAGGATACCCTTGTTATGTATGTTCAAACAGCTAATGATACGAGCAGTATTACAGGCGATAATACCTTTGTTGTGAATATTGACTACAACAATGAAATTGATGAAGATTGCGAAAACAACAATACTGCTACAAAAAATGCCTTTATTTTTTCAGATCTTTTAGTGCCAATATCTCCCTGTAATTTCACGATTGTTTGCAACAGCAATCCCACCCTGTTTGCTTCAACCGGATACCCTATGCTTGCAGCATTGCCGTATAAAATGGAAATTGATACTACCAACTTGTTCAATAACCCGTTATCTCAAATTCTGCTAAACAGCGAGTCTGGTGTTATAAAATGGCAACCCGGCATTCCTTTACAGCACGATAAGGTGTATTACTGGCGTGCAAGTCAGCTTAGTCCTGCAGGAGATGCTTATAACTGGCAAACCAATTC
This is a stretch of genomic DNA from Sphingobacteriales bacterium. It encodes these proteins:
- a CDS encoding TolC family protein; protein product: MKYSLLTTLILSFCLLQIRAQDTTRISLDKLLQQVEANYPSIIQYQYNIQSIQAKADGAKSWMPPTLSTGIMRFPYNLSMISEKNDPMNQAGVTFSFEQMIPNSSKLNANKSYINSLAEIEKSKSEWTKNELRREAKILYYNRFVAEKKQLILKESEEILKLLITTSEEKFSYNQSQLQTIYKAKARLAELNNMLLMLDGSISESNIGLNILMVRDVNTAFQIDTLITPQNYSVSLSDTGSISNRSDINALNKYIQSMKLEQHVMKLGVRPDFGVRAEHMQMFGMPSQWSVMGMLTLPIVPWASKMYRSETKSIDFQIRSMEQEKQTMELMAKRMLSEKLAMLSYESAQYQSYTKNIIPAYENNLQANLLAYKHKTGDFFVLLDAWEMLLMKKLEAYDKLFNILKLEAEYEFEKEIK
- a CDS encoding efflux RND transporter periplasmic adaptor subunit, translating into MALLFLFSIVSSCKNDEEQHQHQNEHSQHGDTVYSCPMHPEIVSDKPGNCPICKMKLEPVEEELVQTISPNKQVLSNQSTVKLQANNKGSKLKAEGYIIPAQNRNQSVAARFGGRIEKLYIKFSNQYVKQGDKIMDIYSPSLRTFKEEHLFLMKLKAESYLLEKSREKLRLLGITENQIEQLEKNGTVDLTIAVYCPANGYVFFEEQLPQQNSETKNAVSMNNMGMQQSTGNQNSFAASISQFREGVYVNEGQTLFIVNDLQEVWAIVSVANQYVNQIYENQTVELIAENNLSISLKGKVVLKEHTFEEANQRFARVRIALPNSNNSLKINSLVTAQFYLSDSKNLQVPASAVYKTGLHAYVWVKTDTTKSGTGIFQARKIIIGTSNNGMISISSGLSSEEEIAKEAGLMIDSETFLSED
- a CDS encoding efflux RND transporter periplasmic adaptor subunit, whose product is MKQILISTILFSILIVSGCNNSHENHQETSGTYYTCPMHPTVKSSTPGSCPVCNMSLIKVEKNENEHVGHQGNFITIDLRKQKLAGIKTDTVRLRTITNLSTIIGTVAIDEEQVKTISSRAKGRIEKLFVKNTGVYTKSGIPLYSIYSEQLQADEKEYLTLFEKSKTLGVTTQLTKELAEAAKNKLLLWGLTEEQISDLEKSGNTSPLITFFSPVEGYVTEVSITEGMYVEEGSPLLKITSLNQVWVEAQIYSNEVSKLAENKYFQVFSESNPKVVFTGKLAYSNPVIEDGKRIYLLKIRVNNSGGKLIPGTLVSVIPQKSSSDVLAVPKSALLLEKMQTIWMLAHDNTFEQRMVKTGNENNYWIEIESGIKEGEIVVTEGAYLISSEFILKSGASQQHEH
- a CDS encoding diacylglycerol kinase family lipid kinase codes for the protein MVLNLTKKRVLFIVNPIAGISKKIRIPELIGAHIDTGLYDYRIAYTQFAGHAVFLAQEAVADGFDMVVAVGGDGSVNEVGSQLVNTSVALGIIPLGSGNGLATKLKIPLQQIEAIKLLNKGQISAIDVGLINQRCFFSCAGIGYSANVAARFAGRRNRGVVGYALTIASGLPAYHPTNCRLVCNDTTYSPSAFDITFNNSGQFGYGLGLTPSSKLNDGLLELTVVRTFPLYLILWVVFLFLIGRLHKSRLFQAIETNHAFIKCPHAVQAQIDGDPAMIDQNFEITVQKQALQVMMP
- a CDS encoding PorV/PorQ family protein; its protein translation is MTFFKSLLLSAFLLIVFSHNTLQSQTIRTYSNEFLSLGVGARGLGMGNAQAASVSDVTSGFWNPSGLAQLTGTQVAAMHAEWFAGIAKYDYAGAAFPINDRKRFLGFTAIRFGVDDIPNTLFLIEPDGNINYDNITTFSAADYALLMSYAQQVKKISIGGSVKVIHRRVGSFATAWGFGLDLGLKYSINNRFTLGVMLKDATTTVNTWGFNFTPEEKQKLELTDNVIPVNSVELTGQRLILGGAYRQPFGQSKISLLTELNFDITFDGKRNTLIKSDPVSIDPHAGIELEYNNLIFLRGGINNIQEFRNDTNGETFTSLQPNVGLGIKIKEVRIDYAFTGLNRVSDGIYSHIISLMIDFGKHNKTSTTTTD